In one Thermaerobacter sp. PB12/4term genomic region, the following are encoded:
- a CDS encoding enoyl-ACP reductase, giving the protein MAATIPAQLLEGKRALVFGVANKNSIAWAIARVLDAAGAQLAIAYQNERLGERVQKLVPELRQEPLLVECDVSYDEQIEQAFATISDRWDRLDVLVHSLAYAPKEALENPFVETTRDDFRIALDVSAYSLVALARAARPLMTAGGSILTMTYYGAQKAVPNYNVMGVAKAALEACVRYLAADLGPQGIRVNAISAGPINTLAARGVRNLTDFIKTHAERSALKRSISQEDVAHAALFLASDLSASITGEVLFVDAGYNMMGV; this is encoded by the coding sequence GTGGCGGCGACCATTCCTGCCCAGCTCCTGGAGGGCAAGCGCGCCCTGGTCTTCGGGGTGGCCAACAAGAACAGCATCGCCTGGGCCATCGCCCGGGTCCTGGACGCGGCCGGCGCCCAGCTGGCCATCGCCTACCAGAACGAGCGGCTGGGGGAGCGGGTCCAGAAGCTGGTCCCCGAGCTGCGCCAGGAACCGCTGCTGGTGGAGTGCGACGTCAGCTACGACGAGCAGATCGAGCAGGCCTTCGCCACCATCAGCGACCGCTGGGACCGCCTGGACGTCCTGGTCCACAGCCTGGCCTACGCGCCCAAGGAGGCCCTGGAGAATCCTTTCGTCGAAACGACCCGGGACGACTTTCGCATCGCCCTGGATGTCAGCGCCTATTCCCTGGTGGCCCTGGCGCGGGCCGCCCGGCCGCTGATGACCGCCGGCGGGTCGATCCTGACCATGACCTACTACGGGGCGCAGAAAGCCGTGCCCAACTACAACGTGATGGGGGTGGCCAAGGCTGCCCTGGAGGCCTGCGTCCGCTACCTGGCGGCCGACCTCGGCCCCCAGGGCATCCGGGTCAACGCCATCTCCGCGGGGCCCATCAACACCCTGGCAGCCCGGGGCGTCCGCAACCTGACAGACTTCATCAAGACCCATGCCGAGCGCTCGGCGTTGAAGCGCAGCATCAGCCAGGAAGACGTCGCCCATGCGGCCCTGTTCCTGGCCAGCGACCTCTCGGCCAGCATCACGGGCGAGGTGCTCTTCGTCGACGCGGGTTACAACATGATGGGCGTGTAG
- a CDS encoding NADH:flavin oxidoreductase/NADH oxidase, protein MPGLFDPITFRGLTLKNRIVMSPMCQYSAGTDALANDWHFVHYGSRAVGGVGLIVVEATAVESRGRISDADLGLYRDDHVAPLARIVEFCHAHGVPVGIQLGHAGRKAWSPNKGVGPEPAVAPSAIPFAEGWPVPQELAAADVPRIVEAFVAAARRAQRAGFDLIEIHAAHGYLLNQFLSPLSNRRTDGYGGDLAGRMRLLLEVVEAVRSAWPADRPLWVRLSAVDWAPGGITLEDTVAVARALRERGVDLVDCSSGGVVVPPEPIPQGPGYQTAFAAEVRRRAGVATGAVGLITEPAQADHIIRTGQADVVLLARQLLREPYWPLRAARELGVEVPWPRQYLRART, encoded by the coding sequence ATGCCCGGCTTGTTCGATCCCATCACCTTCCGCGGGCTCACCTTGAAGAACCGCATCGTCATGTCACCCATGTGCCAGTACAGCGCCGGCACCGATGCCCTGGCCAACGACTGGCACTTCGTGCACTACGGCTCCCGGGCCGTGGGCGGGGTTGGCCTCATCGTGGTGGAGGCCACCGCGGTGGAGAGCCGCGGGCGGATCAGCGACGCCGATCTCGGCCTCTACCGGGACGACCACGTCGCACCTCTGGCGCGGATCGTCGAGTTCTGCCATGCCCACGGCGTTCCGGTGGGCATCCAGCTGGGCCACGCCGGGCGCAAGGCCTGGTCGCCCAACAAGGGCGTGGGACCGGAGCCGGCGGTGGCGCCCTCGGCCATCCCCTTCGCCGAAGGCTGGCCGGTGCCCCAGGAGCTGGCCGCCGCGGACGTTCCCCGCATCGTCGAGGCCTTCGTGGCGGCCGCCCGCAGGGCCCAGCGGGCCGGGTTCGACCTGATCGAGATCCACGCCGCCCACGGGTACCTGCTCAACCAGTTCCTCTCGCCCCTCAGCAACCGGCGCACCGACGGCTACGGCGGCGATCTGGCCGGGCGCATGCGCCTGCTGCTGGAGGTGGTGGAGGCCGTGCGGTCCGCGTGGCCTGCCGACCGGCCCTTGTGGGTGCGGCTCTCGGCGGTGGACTGGGCCCCCGGCGGCATCACCCTGGAGGACACCGTGGCCGTGGCCCGGGCGCTACGGGAGCGCGGCGTCGACCTGGTGGACTGCAGCTCGGGCGGGGTGGTGGTGCCGCCCGAGCCCATCCCCCAGGGCCCCGGCTACCAGACGGCCTTTGCCGCCGAGGTGCGGCGGCGGGCGGGCGTCGCCACGGGGGCCGTGGGGCTGATCACCGAGCCTGCCCAGGCCGACCACATCATCCGCACGGGCCAGGCCGACGTGGTCCTGCTGGCCCGGCAACTGTTGCGGGAACCCTACTGGCCGCTGCGGGCCGCAAGGGAACTGGGCGTGGAGGTGCCCTGGCCGCGCCAGTACCTGAGGGCCCGGACCTGA
- a CDS encoding M24 family metallopeptidase, translating into MASLSESGGAWGTTGPAPYRPAGARGPGIDRPVLPPELYRRRQEALRAAAAQAGLDAVLAVGRAFYERGAPVAFLCGHLAPAPTAASAPGYEGWGQSLLLVPCRGPVVLIADAARAETVVADQIELTAAHPAALAGWIRRLGLATGRIGVAGSDLWSWAAFRAASLAVPGAEWVPADQLVNRPRRLKEPEEQALLARAAEAADVGLAAALEVLRPGLSEQQLGAAGTAAALAAGADFVRYFRVHTGAWSLLSFRWPQATDRRVRAGEAVALDIIGARGGYQFDVLRTALVGPVPPELERLAAAAADCLEAVLARCRPGVTVAELLAAASEAAARHGFGDSLAPLLGHGIGLETVEEPLLLPGVDDRLEAGMVLCVEPALRVPGLGGYSIEEMIVVEEGGPRILTRTPRRPVIDAAPS; encoded by the coding sequence GTGGCATCGTTGTCCGAGTCAGGGGGTGCTTGGGGGACGACAGGCCCCGCACCGTACCGCCCCGCCGGGGCGCGGGGTCCGGGGATCGACCGGCCCGTCCTGCCGCCCGAGCTCTATCGCCGCCGGCAGGAGGCCCTGCGGGCCGCCGCCGCCCAGGCGGGCCTGGACGCGGTGCTGGCCGTGGGGCGGGCGTTCTACGAGCGGGGCGCCCCGGTCGCCTTCCTGTGCGGCCACCTGGCGCCCGCCCCCACGGCGGCTTCCGCGCCGGGCTACGAGGGGTGGGGCCAGTCGCTGTTGCTGGTGCCGTGCCGGGGACCGGTGGTCCTGATCGCCGACGCAGCCCGCGCAGAGACGGTGGTGGCCGACCAGATCGAGCTGACCGCCGCCCACCCGGCCGCCCTGGCCGGCTGGATCCGGCGCCTGGGGCTGGCCACGGGCCGGATCGGCGTGGCGGGATCGGATCTCTGGTCCTGGGCCGCCTTCCGGGCCGCAAGCCTGGCGGTCCCCGGAGCGGAGTGGGTGCCCGCCGACCAGCTGGTCAACCGGCCCCGCCGCCTGAAGGAACCGGAGGAACAGGCCCTCCTGGCCCGCGCGGCCGAGGCCGCCGACGTGGGCCTGGCGGCCGCCCTGGAGGTTCTCCGGCCCGGGCTCAGCGAACAGCAGCTGGGCGCCGCCGGCACCGCCGCCGCCCTGGCGGCGGGGGCCGACTTCGTCCGCTACTTCCGGGTGCACACCGGCGCCTGGTCGCTGTTAAGCTTCCGCTGGCCCCAGGCCACGGACCGGCGGGTCCGGGCAGGTGAAGCCGTCGCCCTGGACATCATCGGCGCCCGCGGCGGCTACCAGTTCGACGTGCTGCGGACCGCCCTGGTGGGGCCGGTTCCTCCGGAACTTGAGCGGCTGGCCGCGGCGGCGGCAGACTGCCTGGAAGCCGTCCTGGCCCGCTGCCGCCCGGGGGTGACGGTGGCCGAGCTGCTGGCTGCCGCGTCGGAGGCGGCGGCCCGCCACGGGTTCGGGGACTCCCTGGCACCGCTGCTGGGGCACGGCATCGGGCTTGAGACCGTGGAGGAACCGCTCCTGCTGCCCGGGGTCGACGACCGGCTGGAGGCCGGCATGGTGCTGTGCGTCGAGCCGGCCTTGCGGGTGCCCGGCCTGGGGGGTTACAGCATCGAAGAGATGATCGTGGTGGAAGAAGGGGGCCCGCGGATCCTGACGCGAACCCCGCGCCGGCCCGTGATCGACGCAGCCCCCTCGTAA